TGTGGTCAGGGTGGCGAAGGCGATGATGTTGTCGGTGTAGCCGGTGCGGCCGCCGACGAACTCGCCACCACAGGTGATCAGTCGCAGCTGCGGCGGCCCCTCGTGACCGTAGATGCGCTCCGCGGGGAACTGGTCCTTCGGGAAGCGTTCCACGGTGTCGACCCGGAACACCACCACCGACGCGTCGGCCCGGGTCACCTCGATCGTGTCCGCCGGCTTCAGCTTGCCGAGGTCGTAGAAGACCGACGGGCCGCTCTTGGTGTCCACATGACCGACGATGACCGCCGGGCCGGGCTCGCCGGGGATCGGCCCCCGGTCGTACCAGCCGGTCTCGTTGTGCCGCTCCAACGGCGGTACGCCGATCGAACCGTCGCGGGCCTGCCCGACCGGCGCGACCGGGGCGGAGACCTTGATCGTCGGCACCGACAGGCTCACCGGCCGGCTGGCCCGGACGGCAGCGGCACCCTCACCGCGGGGCGGCCGGTCCTCCCCCGCCGTCACCCACTCCAGCGGGCCGGCCGAGTGGCCCAGCCCCGCGCCGGTGGCGAAGACCCCGGCCAGCACCAGCACCACGGCCAGCGGCACCGTCCAGGGCGACCGGCCGGGCCGCCGCCCGACGGCCGCACGGTCCGCGCCGCGACGGCCGGGCGCCGGGCGTACCGGCGGACGGGGCT
This genomic stretch from Micromonospora krabiensis harbors:
- a CDS encoding class F sortase, whose product is MVTAQPRPPVRPAPGRRGADRAAVGRRPGRSPWTVPLAVVLVLAGVFATGAGLGHSAGPLEWVTAGEDRPPRGEGAAAVRASRPVSLSVPTIKVSAPVAPVGQARDGSIGVPPLERHNETGWYDRGPIPGEPGPAVIVGHVDTKSGPSVFYDLGKLKPADTIEVTRADASVVVFRVDTVERFPKDQFPAERIYGHEGPPQLRLITCGGEFVGGRTGYTDNIIAFATLTTTRPAR